A region from the Lentisphaera profundi genome encodes:
- the mutM gene encoding bifunctional DNA-formamidopyrimidine glycosylase/DNA-(apurinic or apyrimidinic site) lyase → MPELPEVETVKNALAPHLQGKIIKACHFFTAGLRQKLDEELFNNAFIGTKIIRLKRRSKYLIFELDNNKWILSHLGMTGSWRLCPSTEARKKHEHISVLLGDGTQDLRYCDPRRFGEFRMITAPLNKDDDPQALAHLGPEPFDDAFNQAYLWNLSRNKTKAVKGFIMDPKTVCGIGNIYASETLFRCGISPLRKTQKLTKKDCHNLISHSQEVLQQAIAAGGTTIIDFQAPDGSEGWFHQQLNVYGRNGKKCTTCDKVIKRVVQTGRSSFYCPGCQK, encoded by the coding sequence ATGCCTGAACTTCCCGAAGTAGAAACTGTTAAAAATGCCCTTGCCCCACATTTGCAAGGAAAAATAATTAAAGCCTGTCATTTTTTTACTGCAGGCTTACGCCAAAAACTGGACGAAGAATTATTTAACAATGCTTTCATTGGTACAAAAATCATCCGCTTAAAGCGAAGATCAAAATACCTGATTTTCGAACTCGATAATAACAAATGGATACTTTCCCATTTAGGCATGACTGGTAGTTGGCGCCTATGCCCAAGTACTGAAGCCAGGAAAAAACACGAACACATCAGTGTGTTATTGGGTGATGGCACTCAAGATCTTCGTTACTGTGATCCCAGACGCTTTGGTGAATTTCGAATGATTACTGCTCCTTTAAATAAAGATGATGATCCTCAAGCTTTAGCGCATTTAGGCCCTGAACCTTTTGATGACGCGTTCAATCAAGCTTACTTATGGAATCTATCTCGGAATAAAACTAAAGCGGTCAAAGGCTTTATCATGGATCCAAAAACAGTTTGTGGTATTGGCAATATATATGCAAGCGAAACTCTATTTAGATGCGGTATATCTCCTTTGCGAAAAACGCAAAAACTCACAAAAAAAGACTGCCATAATTTAATTAGCCATAGCCAAGAAGTTCTGCAACAAGCCATTGCTGCAGGAGGTACCACTATCATTGATTTCCAGGCTCCAGATGGCAGTGAAGGCTGGTTCCACCAACAACTCAATGTCTATGGCCGTAATGGCAAAAAATGTACTACATGTGATAAAGTAATCAAAAGAGTAGTACAAACTGGACGTTCAAGCTTCTATTGCCCTGGTTGTCAAAAATGA
- the hisA gene encoding phosphoribosylformimino-5-aminoimidazole carboxamide ribotide isomerase, producing the protein MFRPCIDLHNGQVKQIVGGTLDDSEAPDTNFVSENNSAYYAKLYKADQLLGGHVIKLGPGNDEAAKAALNTWSGGLQIGGGINDQNASYWLDQGASHLIVTSHVFSNGKFDQSKLDTLVKITGKDKLILDLSCRIKDDKYWIVTDRWTKFTETELNEESLDFFSQYCDEFLIHAVDVEGMCKGVDMSLVKLLADKSPLISTYAGGAKSMHDLEQITQISNNRVHLTIGSALDIFGGTQIKYNDAVNFNKSYEPTS; encoded by the coding sequence ATGTTCAGACCTTGCATAGACCTTCATAATGGCCAAGTAAAACAAATTGTCGGAGGAACTCTTGATGATTCAGAAGCTCCTGATACTAATTTTGTTTCAGAAAACAATTCTGCGTATTACGCAAAGCTCTACAAAGCCGATCAATTGCTAGGTGGTCATGTCATCAAGCTTGGCCCTGGTAATGATGAAGCTGCAAAAGCGGCCTTAAATACTTGGTCTGGTGGTTTACAAATTGGTGGAGGCATCAACGACCAAAATGCTTCTTACTGGCTAGATCAAGGTGCTTCACATTTGATTGTAACTTCACATGTTTTTTCCAATGGGAAATTTGATCAAAGCAAACTCGATACTTTAGTGAAAATCACAGGTAAAGACAAGCTTATCCTTGACCTATCTTGCCGTATAAAAGATGACAAATACTGGATTGTTACTGACCGCTGGACAAAATTCACTGAAACCGAACTCAATGAAGAAAGCTTAGATTTCTTTTCTCAATACTGTGATGAATTCCTCATCCATGCGGTAGATGTAGAAGGCATGTGCAAGGGCGTAGACATGTCCCTAGTCAAGCTTTTAGCTGATAAATCCCCCTTGATTTCAACTTATGCGGGGGGCGCAAAATCTATGCACGATCTTGAGCAAATCACTCAAATAAGTAACAACCGAGTTCATTTGACCATTGGCAGTGCCTTAGATATTTTTGGAGGCACGCAAATCAAATATAATGATGCAGTAAACTTTAATAAAAGCTATGAGCCGACTTCATAA
- a CDS encoding formylglycine-generating enzyme family protein: MELENIGPIGPSIVDDYPRDDFGDFFEMESVEIQMKKILPGSYYKGKDDGHVNERPRHRVHMTRSFWMSLHPITEYQYQEVIKKNPSMFKDHEGAPSYPVEKVSWDNAVSFCKKLTEVEREAGRLPEPYVYRLPTEAEWEYVCRGGSDEDFVEDIETISWYFKNSNERAHVVGTKEPNNWGFYDMQGNVWEWVMDGCDFQELEYYENPAHQLQKVDVDDAINPFNKDGANKIAKGGCWLLDPAACRPSARFINPPDSKYFVLGFRIVLGEPLSKK; this comes from the coding sequence ATGGAACTAGAAAATATCGGTCCAATTGGCCCTTCAATTGTTGATGATTACCCAAGAGATGACTTTGGTGATTTCTTTGAGATGGAAAGTGTTGAAATTCAGATGAAAAAAATCTTACCCGGTTCATACTACAAGGGTAAAGATGATGGCCACGTAAACGAACGCCCACGCCATCGTGTACACATGACTCGTTCTTTCTGGATGAGCCTCCACCCGATCACTGAGTATCAGTATCAGGAAGTCATCAAAAAAAATCCTAGTATGTTTAAAGATCATGAAGGTGCACCTAGCTATCCTGTAGAGAAAGTCAGTTGGGATAACGCTGTCTCCTTTTGCAAAAAACTTACTGAAGTTGAACGTGAAGCCGGACGCTTACCTGAGCCTTACGTCTACCGTCTACCTACTGAAGCTGAGTGGGAATACGTCTGCCGTGGTGGTTCAGACGAAGATTTTGTTGAAGATATTGAAACAATTTCATGGTACTTTAAAAACTCAAATGAACGTGCTCATGTCGTCGGCACAAAAGAACCCAATAACTGGGGTTTTTACGACATGCAAGGCAATGTTTGGGAATGGGTCATGGACGGCTGTGACTTCCAAGAACTTGAGTACTATGAAAACCCTGCTCACCAACTACAAAAAGTTGATGTTGATGATGCCATCAATCCATTCAATAAAGATGGTGCAAATAAGATCGCTAAGGGCGGCTGCTGGCTTTTAGATCCGGCGGCTTGCCGTCCATCTGCTCGTTTCATCAATCCTCCTGACTCTAAGTATTTTGTATTAGGTTTTAGAATAGTTCTAGGCGAGCCACTTAGCAAAAAATGA
- a CDS encoding DUF4136 domain-containing protein gives MKFDFQPGVDFSSYKNFSFVASVKSKSLNRQRLEKSLIDGLERKDLVFKPKASAGDPADLVIKPRYQIVTNERMVTARGGMYHRSYYAGTDFYFVESQERYFVLEFVDSKKNEVIWQSTAYGFNAITFSQEKFDQIIGEMLLNFPPNLSAK, from the coding sequence GTGAAGTTCGACTTTCAACCGGGAGTCGACTTCTCTTCATACAAAAACTTTTCCTTTGTTGCTAGCGTAAAAAGCAAAAGCTTAAATAGGCAACGACTCGAGAAGTCGCTTATAGACGGCCTTGAAAGAAAGGACTTAGTATTTAAACCCAAGGCATCTGCTGGTGATCCAGCAGACCTTGTCATTAAACCACGTTATCAAATAGTGACCAACGAACGTATGGTTACAGCTCGCGGTGGTATGTATCATCGTAGTTACTATGCGGGCACGGACTTCTATTTTGTTGAGAGCCAAGAACGTTACTTCGTTCTTGAATTTGTCGATTCAAAGAAAAATGAGGTCATCTGGCAATCAACTGCCTATGGCTTCAATGCTATAACTTTCTCCCAAGAAAAATTTGACCAGATTATTGGTGAAATGCTCCTGAATTTCCCCCCTAATCTCTCTGCAAAATAA
- the nth gene encoding endonuclease III, with protein MKKSEKVADILSILQKLYPKPPIPLDHKDSYTLLIAVLLSAQCTDARVNTVTPALFELADNPYDMMHKDVEDIKAIIRPCGLSPRKSKAISELSRILVEKHKGQVPCDFDYLEELPGVGHKTASVVMSQAFNVPAFAVDTHIHRLAFRWGLSTGKSVEKTEADLKRLFAKETWIDLHLQIIYFGREFCPARGHSPSACPICSIYGRKSISKS; from the coding sequence ATGAAAAAATCTGAGAAAGTTGCTGATATTTTATCCATATTACAGAAATTATATCCAAAGCCACCCATTCCACTCGACCATAAAGACTCCTACACCTTACTGATCGCAGTACTCTTGTCTGCTCAATGTACCGACGCTCGAGTCAACACAGTCACACCGGCTCTTTTTGAACTGGCCGACAATCCTTATGATATGATGCATAAAGACGTCGAAGATATCAAAGCCATCATTCGCCCATGCGGTCTATCTCCACGCAAATCTAAAGCCATTAGCGAACTCTCAAGGATCTTAGTAGAAAAACATAAGGGACAAGTTCCCTGTGACTTTGATTATCTCGAAGAACTGCCTGGTGTTGGCCACAAAACAGCTTCTGTGGTTATGTCTCAAGCTTTCAATGTACCGGCCTTTGCCGTTGACACACACATCCATCGGCTTGCTTTTCGCTGGGGACTTTCAACAGGTAAATCTGTAGAAAAAACAGAAGCAGACCTCAAGCGCTTATTCGCAAAAGAAACTTGGATTGACCTACATTTACAAATCATTTACTTTGGCAGGGAGTTCTGTCCTGCTCGTGGCCACAGCCCATCGGCGTGCCCCATCTGCAGCATATATGGACGAAAGAGTATAAGTAAATCATAA
- a CDS encoding sensor histidine kinase gives MSNHFTEMLPALSLCFLELTFLAVLIISMHSLRKVIGLTSYYMVVSFILVFAQLINAADISLSYEFLDIQMNVSSALLLTTFMTSLLITYTLDGPIAAQRLTVAAVVVSGSFYLLNTISQTQTQWFGFIVDTDKRQFYFDFFEKIRINTAASLGAIIADLLVLPVVFQIFKNRNFGTYFSVVISFLLTQVVDTYVYSLISNYHSDQFWLKMNQLFISRAFIIIWLSVIVTIYLRLNEYGKKEDEERNPMDFLRAVLSTYSYGNLITQHSRDWEGRFALFVENSPDLIFLVNSKGFPTDVNKRLITRTGHPFNQLQETHMNETLLDRDRCSDDAFEDILEKRLSFEDIWQGTKNMPDMRDFNFEAIIKTSENEFISVDFIASILYAGKTKLILMTGRETTSRHKLTHQRDQLTNQVSHLQRLESVGRLAGGVAHDFNNLLHSIQGSLDSFDNKSTASEKERVVGNIRYAVGRASDLTSKLLSFAKKGNFELKKLKIEDVLNSSWELFKPSCAQKIKIKLLNAPDPIYIRGDRTQLEQMILNLLINARDALEDQASAKITIRCEIAYEDMPGWEHAADELRADNYCCVRVKDNGTGIPQEVIEQVFEPFFTTKPIGKGTGMGLSMVYGTAASHNGWLHLKSEVDKGTEFFIFLPLYNAPSQENITRYDMDIENVQTLHRPS, from the coding sequence ATGAGTAATCATTTCACAGAGATGCTTCCTGCTCTTAGTCTTTGTTTTTTAGAGCTTACTTTTCTTGCCGTATTAATCATTTCGATGCATTCCTTGCGAAAAGTCATCGGACTTACTTCTTATTATATGGTGGTAAGTTTCATTCTCGTTTTTGCTCAACTCATTAATGCTGCGGACATCAGCCTATCTTATGAGTTCTTAGATATTCAAATGAATGTATCTTCTGCATTATTACTCACGACATTCATGACCTCACTACTCATTACTTATACCTTAGATGGACCCATTGCAGCTCAACGTTTGACAGTCGCTGCAGTAGTTGTTTCAGGAAGTTTTTATCTCCTCAATACCATTAGCCAAACACAAACTCAATGGTTTGGCTTTATTGTTGACACTGACAAGCGTCAGTTTTATTTTGACTTTTTTGAGAAAATTCGAATTAATACCGCGGCTTCACTAGGAGCTATTATTGCTGATTTATTAGTTTTACCTGTGGTTTTTCAAATTTTTAAAAATCGTAATTTCGGAACTTATTTTAGTGTGGTAATTTCTTTCCTCTTAACACAAGTAGTAGACACCTATGTTTACAGTCTAATTTCTAATTATCACTCGGACCAATTCTGGCTCAAAATGAATCAGCTTTTCATATCTAGAGCTTTCATCATTATATGGCTTAGTGTCATCGTTACTATTTATCTAAGACTCAATGAATACGGTAAAAAGGAAGATGAAGAGCGTAACCCAATGGATTTCTTAAGAGCGGTGTTAAGTACATATTCTTACGGAAACTTAATTACTCAACACTCACGAGATTGGGAAGGACGCTTTGCGTTATTTGTTGAAAATAGCCCCGACCTAATCTTTTTGGTAAATTCCAAAGGCTTCCCTACTGATGTTAATAAAAGGCTTATAACTAGAACAGGGCACCCTTTTAATCAACTCCAAGAAACTCATATGAATGAGACACTTTTAGATAGAGACCGATGCTCAGATGATGCCTTCGAAGATATTTTAGAAAAGCGCTTATCTTTTGAAGATATCTGGCAAGGCACTAAAAACATGCCTGACATGCGAGATTTTAACTTTGAGGCTATCATAAAAACAAGTGAAAACGAATTCATTTCTGTCGATTTTATTGCCTCTATTTTATATGCAGGTAAAACTAAACTCATCTTAATGACAGGGCGTGAAACTACTAGCCGTCATAAATTAACTCACCAGAGGGATCAATTAACTAATCAAGTCTCTCACCTTCAGAGGCTTGAATCTGTAGGACGATTAGCTGGTGGTGTTGCCCACGACTTCAATAATTTACTGCACTCTATCCAAGGCTCTCTTGATTCTTTTGACAATAAGTCAACTGCGAGTGAAAAAGAACGTGTCGTCGGTAATATCCGCTATGCCGTTGGACGTGCGTCCGACCTAACTTCTAAATTATTAAGTTTTGCTAAGAAAGGTAATTTCGAACTTAAAAAACTTAAGATTGAAGATGTCCTCAATTCTAGCTGGGAATTATTTAAGCCTAGCTGTGCTCAAAAAATTAAAATCAAATTACTTAATGCTCCTGATCCCATTTATATTCGTGGTGACCGCACACAACTTGAGCAAATGATTTTGAATTTACTCATTAATGCTCGTGATGCACTAGAAGATCAGGCCTCCGCAAAAATAACAATTCGATGTGAAATAGCTTACGAAGATATGCCCGGATGGGAACATGCCGCCGATGAATTAAGAGCTGATAACTACTGTTGTGTCAGAGTCAAAGACAATGGTACCGGCATCCCACAAGAAGTTATTGAACAAGTTTTCGAGCCTTTTTTCACTACCAAACCTATTGGTAAAGGGACAGGTATGGGACTCTCTATGGTTTATGGTACTGCCGCAAGCCACAATGGCTGGTTACACCTTAAAAGCGAAGTGGATAAAGGGACTGAATTCTTTATTTTCCTCCCCTTATACAATGCCCCGAGTCAAGAAAATATAACACGATACGATATGGATATAGAAAATGTTCAGACCTTGCATAGACCTTCATAA